The window GCGCCTCGGTGACGGACACCTCGCCCTGGCCCTGCCGCTCTTCCAGCCCGAAGCGGGACCGCTGTCCCTGCTCCCGCTGCTGCCCAAGCGGGTGGGAGGGACTCTCTACGTCGACGCGTCGACCCCCACGCTCCCGCGCGGCTCGGTGCTGCTCTCCATCGATGGAGTGGACGCCGAGGAAGTCTGGTCGACCCTCTCGGAGCTGGTGCTCGTCGATGCGAACCATCCGACCGCGCGGCGCGCCGCGCTCGAGCGGGGCTTCGCGCGCCACTTCCACCTCGCGTATGGCATGCGCGAGCGCTACGTCGCACGGGTGCGCCTGCCCGACGGCGAGACGCGTGACGTCACGCTCGACGGTGTGGAGCGAGACTCCCTGGCGACGCTCACGCGCTACTCCGCACCGCTCTGGGGCCCCCAGCCGGAGGACCACTCGCAGCCAGCCTGGCCCTGGCTCGTGCGCCTCAACCCGTCGACGGTGCTCCTGCGCATGCCGAGCTTCGGCATCGCCGACCAGGCCGAGTATGCCCGCCGCGTGGACGCACTCTTCGCGCAGCTGGCTGGGAGCGACACCCTCGTGCTCGACCTCCGGGGCAACGAAGGCGGGCTGCGCACCCACGGAATCGCGGTGCTGAACCACGTGCTGGGCCAGCCCTATGCGCAGTGGACCCGCATGGCCGTGCGAACGCGGAACATCCCCGAGGCGCACCGCGCCCGGGTCAGCTTTCCCTTCGTGCCGGAGGAGGCCCTCAGCTCCCGCTTCGCCAGGGCGAGGCAGGAGGACGGCCGGTTCGTCCTCGACGGAGACCCGCTCGCGTCGATGATGCAGCCACGGGGCGAGGGCTACCCGGGCCCCGTGGTCGCGTTCATCGACGGCGCCACCAAGTCCGCGGCGGTCGAGCTGGTCGCGGCGCTGCGCGCCTTCCGCCCCGATGCGCTGTTGATTGGCGAGGAGAGCGGCGGCGAATGCGGGCGCCATATCGGCGAGATGCCCGTGGCCTACACCACCCCTGCCCGCTCGGTGACGGTGCTGGTGTCGCTCATCGAGCTGACGCACGTCCCGACCCGGGGCTGCGAGCCGGGCCACGGCTTCCGCCCCGACAGAGCCATCGTGTACGACGAGCGCGCGTTCCTCCAGGGTCGAGACCCGTACGTCGACGCCCTCTGAGGCGTCGGGCTCACGACTGAAGGGGTATCGGTGAAGCGGTCCGCGCCTACCGCAGCCTCCGGCACGCGGCCGACTTCACGGCGAGGTACACCCGGGCGCCCGGCGTCACTCCCAGCTCACGCACGGAAGCCTCGGTGAGCCGCACCACCCAGCGCACTCCTGCCACGTCCACCGTGGCCGCGTCCTCTCCCGCTGCCGCCGGCTCCACCTTCACCACCGTGCCCGCCAGCACGTTGCGCGCGGACACTCCGGACAGCGGGCCCATGGAGAGCAGCACGTCTTCGGACGGCACCGCGTACGCCGCGCGTGCGCCCGCCGCCAGTTCCGGCGCGTCCGGCACCCAGAGCGCCAGCCCGTCCGCCACGCGCAGGCGGAGCCCTCCACCCTCCGGGCGCTCCAGCACTCCTTCCAGGATGTTCTCTTCGCCCTCGCCCTCCGACGCGAGCAGCCCCCGGGCCGAAGAGCCCAGGACTTCGGAGGCGGGGCCCGCCGCGCGGACCTGGCCCTCCTCCAGCAGCAGCGCTTCGTGGGCGAGGACTCGCGCCTCGCCGAGCTGGTGCGTCACGTACAGCATCGGCACCTTCGCCTCGTCCCGCACGCGCAGCAGGTACGGCAGCACCCGCTCCTTCAGCGCCACGTCCAGCGCGGCCAGCGGCTCGTCCAGCAGCAGCAGCGCCGGGTCCGTGGCCAGCGCCCGCGCCAGGGCCACCCGCTGCTTCTCCCCTCCGGAGAGTGTCGCGGGGTAGCGGTGCAGCAGCGGACCCAGCTCCAGCAGCGCCACGGCCTCGTCCGCCCGCGAGGGCCGGCCCCGGCGCACGCCGAAGCGCACGTTCTCCCCGGCCGTGAGGTGCGGAAAGAGCAGCGCATCCTGGGGCACGTAGCCCATGCGCCGCGCCTCGGGCGGCACGTCCACGCGCGCGTCGCTGTCCAGCAGCACGCGCCCGCCCAGCTCGACGCGTCCCCGGGCACCGCGCCGCAGCCCGGCCAGCACCTCCAGCAGGGACGTCTTCCCGGAGCCCGAGCGCCCCATCACCGCCACCGACGCTCCCGTGAGGCGGGTCCGCACCTCCAGCGTGAAGCGCGCCAGCGGAAGCCGGATGGACAGGTCCAGGCTCACGCGTCCACCTTCCCGCTGAGACGCCGCATCGCAGCGCTGGCGGGGCGCACAGCCGAACGCCCCGGGCTCGGCGAGGTGTGGCTCCATCGAAGCCACGGCGAGGTCGGCTGCGTCGCAGCTCCAGCGGAGCGCGCCGCAGTGGCCTCCCGCACGCTCACGCCCGCCCGTGGCGTCGCCGCCCCCTGCTTCCGGTGAAGTGCCACCACCGCGCGGGGCGGCCGTCTCGACTGGAGTCGCCAGCCGGTTCGCCGCGCCGCCGCCAGTCGGGGTGGAATGAACGTTCCTTCCATCACGCGCGCACCCGCCGCCCCCGCCGCCGTGTCACCACCTCCGTGGCGTACACCGCCGCGAAGGCCAGCAGCGTCGCCACGCCCGCCAGCTGGAGCGCCTCCGCGTCCTGCCCCAGCTGCGTGCGGTGGAAGATGGCCAGCGACAGCGTCTGCGTGCGCCCGGGGATGTTGCCCGCCACCAGCACCGTGGCGCCGAACTCGCCCAGCGCCCGGGAGAAGGCCAGCAGCGCGCCCACCAGCACCCCGCGCCACGCCAGCGGCAGCGTCACCCGGAAGAAGGCCCGCGCCCGCGAGTCCCCCAGCGTGCGCGCCACCGCCACCAGCCGCGGGTCCACCTCCTCGAAGCCCGAGCGAGCCGAGCGCACCAGCAACGGAAACGCCATCACCGCGCTGGCCAGCACGACCGCGCGCGGCGTGAACACCACCTCCACGCCCCACGCGTCCAGCACCCGGCCCACGGGGCCGTTGCGCGCCAGCAACTCCAGCAACACCAGGCCCACCGCCGTGGGCGGCAGCACCATGGGCAGCGCCAACAGCGTCTCCACCACGCCCTTGCCCGGCCCGTCCCAGCGTGCCAGCGCGTACGCCGCAGCCACCCCGGGCGGGAGGATGAGCAGCGTGGCCACCGCCGCCACCGCCACTGTGAAGAGGACCAGTCCCGCCGTGCCTTCCATCACGGCGCGCGCTTCCCCTCCGCCGCCACCGGCACCCCGAAGCCGTGCCGCTCGAAGGTCTTCCTCGCGACGTCGGACTGGAGGAAGCGCACGAAGGCCCGCCCCGCCTCCGGCGACTTCCCCTTCGCCAGCGCCGCCACCGGATAGACGATGCGCGGCGCATCCGCTTCCGGCACCACGAAGGCCACCCGCACCCGCTTCGACTGCGCCGCGTCCGTCGCGTACACCACCCCCGCGTCCACCCGCCCCGACTCCACGGCGGACAGCGCCGCCCGCACGTCCAGCGCCGGCACCACCTTCGCCTCCAGCGCCTTCCACAGCCCCGCCTTCTCCAGCCACCCCTTCGCGTACACCCCCGCCGGCACCGCCGCCGGGTCCGCCAGCGCCAGGCGCTTCAGCCCCTTCAGGCCCTCCGGCCCCGCCAGCCGACCCTTCACGTCCAACGGCACCACCACCACCAGCCGGTTGGACAGGAGGTCCAACCGCGTGCCCGGCTGCACCAGCCCCGCCCGCTCCACGGTGTCCAACCGGACCACGTCCGCCGAGAGGAAGGCATCCGCCGGGGCCCCCGCCACCGCCTGCCGGGCCAGGTCGCTGGAGGCCCCGAAGGCGAACTCCACCTCGTGGCCCGTCGCCTTCGTGAAGGCCGGCCCCAGCTCCTGGAGCGCATCCGTGGCGCTCGCCGCGGCGAAGACCAGCGCCTTCTCCGAGCGGGCGGGCACCGCCGCCAGCAGCAGCAGGGAGGCACAGAGCAGGCTCAATCCACGCATGACGAAGACGCTCCTCGCGTTCCAGGGCAGCCGAGGGCACATTGTCCGCATGCCAGCCGCCGTCGAGACAACAGGTTGACCCGCATCGCCCAGGCCGCTAAGCCATACTCCGTGTCACGGAATTTCCATAAAGAGGAAGAAGACGTCTCCGCCGATGTGCTGAAGCTCCAGCAGCTGTTGCTGGCGCTCGGCCGCAGGCGCTCGCTCCGTGACCCCATCGCGAGCACCTGTGAGCAGCTCCAGTTCACGCCGCCGCAGGTGCATGCCCTGCTGTGGCTGGGCCAGGACGGCGCACTCACCATGGGCGAGCTGGCCAAGCGACTGGGCGTCACCGAGAAGACCGTCACCGGCGTGGTGGACCGGCTGGAGCGCGAAGGCCACCTGGTGCGCGAGCGCAGCGCCTCGGACCGCCGGGTCGTCCGCTGCCGCCTCACGCCTGATGGGCAGACGACCTTCCAGAAGCTCGACCGCTTCATGAGCCAGAGCATGGGGCAGATGCTCGGCATCCTCGACGCGGGCGACCGCAAGGCCCTGTTCCGCATCCTGGAGAAGCTGCTGCGACGCAGCGATGCACCGCCCACCACGCCGGGAGCGCGCGAGCGCTCGGCCTGAAGCCCGCTCCCCGGCCCGGACGCTCGGGGCCGTGCGTGGCCACCCTTCCCATGAAGGCACCGACGGGCGCGTCGGTGGGGGGCCGCCGCGTCCGGACGTGGCTTGGAGGAGGAATCGCGATGAAGAGAAGCGCATGCCTGGCTGCCCTGGGACTGGCCCTGTCCCTGTCCGGCTGCCGATGCGGGCGCGAAGAGCTGCTGCCCACTCCGCCGCCCACCGGGGCCGCGGAGCCCGGCTCCCAGGGTCTCGTGCCGTCGCGGGACAGCCCCGCCGTCCAGGCGATGCCTCCGGACATGCGCTCCGCGCTCGCGTCCGTCGCCCCGCTGGTGGAGTCCGTGAAGGCCGCCGTCGTCAACGTGGAGGTGCGCTCGGGCGCGCCTTCCCGCCGCGGCCAGGAGGAGGGCGCGCCGTGGGAAGAGGAAGGTGAGCCACCGTCCGGGGGCGCGCCGTGGGGTCCCTTCACGCCCTTCGGCCAGGGGCCGCGCGAGGAGCCGTCGCGCCAGGGCATCGGTTCGGGCTTCATCGTCGATGCCCGGGGGCTGGTGCTCACCAACAACCACGTGGTGGAGGGCGCCACGGAAATCCACGTGCAGCTGCCCGACGGGCGCGAGCTGGGCGCGAAGGTGCTGGGGACGGACCCGCTCACGGACGTGGCACTGCTCCAGCTCCAGCGGGGCGAGGACGGGAAGTCCCTGCCGGTGGTGCGCCTGGGGAACTCGGAGGCGCTGCGCGTGGGGGACTGGGTGGTGGCCATCGGCAACCCCTTCGGGCTGGGCTCCAGCGTCAGCCTGGGCATCGTCTCCGCCAAGGCGCGCGACATCGAGGCGGGCCCCTTCGACGACTTCCTCCAGACGGATGCCGCCATCAACCCGGGCAACTCCGGCGGGCCCCTCTTCAACCTCCGGGGCGAGGTGGTGGGCATCAACACCGCCATCATCGGCCAGGGCTCGGGCATCGGCTTCGCGGTGCCGAGCAACCTCGTGCAGGCCCTGCTTCCGCAGCTGGAGAAGGAGGGCGCCGTCACCCGGGGCTGGCTGGGCGTGGCGGTGCAGGACCTGACGCCGGACCTGGGCGAGGCGCTGGGCCTGCCCGCGCGCGAGGGCGCCATCGTCAACGACGTCACCGAGGGCACCCCCGCCGAGGCCGCCGGACTCCAGCCGGAGGACGTCATCGTCGCCGCGGACGGGCAGGCCATTCAGTCCGGCCGCGCCCTCACCCGCACGGTGGCGCTCAAGGCCCCTGGCTCCGCGCTCATCCTGTCCGTCTACCGCGGCGGGAAGAAGCAGGAGCTGAAGGCGACGCTGGGCACCCGGCCCGACCTGGAGGGCGTGGGGCCGCGAGCGGCGCCGGAGGCCCAGGCCGAGGAGCCACGACATCACGTGGGCCTGGGGCTCGCGGACGTGGACGCGCGGCTGTCGCGGGTCCAGGAGCTGCCCGCGGCGGGTGCGCTGGTGACGGACGTGGACCCGGGCTCGGCGGCCGCCGACGCGCGGCTGGTGCCGGGCATGGTGGTGGTGGAGGCGCAGGGCGAGCCGGTGCGGCGCGCCAGGGATTTGCTGCGCGCTCTGCGCGAGGCCCGGCCCGGGGAGTCCCTGCTGCTGCGCGTGGTGTCTCCGGGCGGGCGGCGCGAGCTGCGCGCGCTCACGGTGCCGGAGGAGTAGGCGCGCGGGCCAGCAGGACGCGCGGGTGCAGCAGCAGGGCGATGGCCTCGCGCACCGTCCAGTAGAAGCGGTCCACCGGGCTGAGGTTGCGCTCGGTCTCCAGCGCCGGGCTGGTGGCCACGTCCAGGCCGTTGAGCCGGAAGTACTGGCGCGCGCGCAGCAGGTGGTACGGGTCCGAGACGACCACCACGCGCCGCGCGCCGAGCTCCCTCAGCACCTTCGCCGCGAGCCGGGCGTTGTCCTCCGTGGAGTGGCTCTCCTCTTCCAGGACGCAGGCCTCCGGCGGCACGCCCAGCCGCGTCGCGAGCGCCAGCATCACCCGGGCCTCCGAGGGTGGGTTCACCCCCACGCCCCCGGAGAAGACGAGCCGGGGCGCCACGCCGCGCTGGTAGAGCTCCACCGCCTTCTCCGTGCGCGCCCGCAGCGCGCCGGAGGGCACCCCGCCCGGCAGCACGCGCGCGCCCAGCACGACGACTGCGTCGGCATCGCCGGCCCGCTCGCGCTGACCGAAGCGGTCCACCACCCACGCGAGGCCGAACACGCCGCAGGTCAGTGCTCCCGCGACGACGAGCAGGAGACGGCGCAGGCGCCCGGGCGTGGAGGACAGCGAGGAGGGTGGCACGGGGTGGAGGCTAGTCCCGATGCCGGCCCGTGTCTTCCGACTGGAAGCGCGCGGCCACGCGGTAGAGCTGGGTGAGGGAGTAGTCGAGCAGTGACGGGTTGGAGCGCAGGTAACGGCGGGCGCGCAGGAAGGGCAGCCACACGCGCTGGCCCACCCGCACCTGGGCTTCCTCCAGCTTCCTGCGCGGTATCCACTGCCCTCCCAGGTTTCTCACCAGCACTTCTCCCAGGTACGCCCCCACCGCGGGCACCGCGTGCTCCTCGATGGCCTCCCGCGAGCGCGTCTGGGGGAACTCCTCCTTCCAGAAGTACGCGTCCGCGTCCGTCAGCGACTCGGGCGTCTCCTGGAAGACCGAGGGCACCTCCGTGTGCAGCAGCGCCACGCAGCGCTCGGCGAGGTAGGCATAGTGCTCCTTCTCGCGCTGCGCGTCCTCCACGTCCATGGGCAGGCAGGCGCTGGCGGGCAGCCACTCCTCGGGCTCGGGGGGCGTCCACGCGTTGAGCTCGGCGATGCGGCGGTAGCGCTGGCTGAAGGCGGTGCGCTCCAGCGTGCGCTCCAGCAGGCCGGCCATGTCCGGGGGGAAGCGTGGCTCCACGGGGGTGAGCTCGGCGCTGCGCTCGCGCAGGGTGCGCAGGACGGTGGCGTAGTCGAGCTCCGGGCGCAGGTGGACGAAGGCGCGGGCCTGGGCCTGGCGCGCCTCGTCGCTGGCGAAGTCCGCGGCGGTGGGCCACGTCACCAGGAGGATGGCGCCGTGGGGAAGTGCCTCCACCCGATGCGCCGGCGTGGACAGCAGGCGCTCGCGCCCCACCGTCTCCACCAGCTTCGGACCGAAGATGTTGAGCCAGCTCAGCTCGTAGATTCGGTCGAAGCCGTCTTGCCGTGCGGTCTCTTCATCGCGGCCGTAGTAGGGAGCGCCCGCGAGGTCATTGTCCGCTGTGCTGTGGGCCCAGCAGTGGGTGACCGGGTAGTGCGCGGCCCAGGCACGCACCATGTCCACCAGGCCATCGCAATGCTCCGCTCCCGCGAAGGTCGAGAGCGGATGGACCTTGGCCGTGATCATCAACTCGGACGAAGGTGGGGGTTCAAGCCAAAGCGTCATGTCCAAAGCGGGCGCGCGGGTGCGATAGAGCCCGATAGACAAGTCCCCGCTGTCGCGCTCTTGCTCCGTCGCCTTCCTGAAGGTGGCACGGGAGTACTTGTGACTCCGTGTACCTTTGACGACGTCCGGCATCCAGCCACCCGCGCAAGCCTCCAGTGCCTGAAGGAAGGGCTCCAGCTCGCGCTCGGAGTTGGCCTTGGAGTCGAAGGCGCCTTCGAAAAAAAGACGGAGGCTGTCCGCTGGCTTCAGCTCGTGCCACCTCACCACCTTCATTGAGTCGACACCTCCACTCCTTTGACTGTATGCCGAACCCTCTTCAGGACTGTCTCGAACATGGCCGCATCCACGGGCCTGAGGTTGCCTCCTTCGTAGATGAGGCGGACTCGTTGGACCTGGACCTGCACCGGCTTGCCGTCTGGGCGGAGTGAGCGCCGACGGAGGTCCAGCGTCTCGCCGTAGTAGCGCAGGGCGTCTCCAGCATCCGCAACCATTCGTGCCCGCAGCTCCATGTCATCCAACCTCGAAAGGTCCCGGCTCTTGAAGCTGAAGGTCTCCACGCGAGGCGGCTGGCCCGCGGGCGGACTCTCTTCAATGACGAGCACGTCCGTGTAGCGGACACCCGGAGCGCCCTCCTTCGCGACGCCCACGTGCGTCTCCACTCGCGGCGCGTGGAAGTCCTTCAGCCACTTGCGCTGTGATCTCGGAAGCGCCGCGTCCTCGCGCAGCCGGGCCGCCATGCGCCTCTCGAAGTCCAGCCCCCGCGCGAAGAGGCCGCGCATCGGCTGGTAGCCCTCCCACGTCAGCGGTGGCTTCGCCGCCCTGCCCTGCTTCAGCTCCGCGACGCGCCCCTCCCAGTACGCCACGTACTCGCCCCACAGCGGCGAGCCCTGCGCACCCCTCGGCGGCGCTTCCACGCGGGGGCGCCGCGCCTCCAACGCCGCCACGTCGGCCGTCAGTCGCGCCCCCGGCGCTTCCTGCTCCGCCTGGCGCAGCCGCGCCTCCACCGCCTCCCGCGTGAAGCCCGCTGCCTCCCGCACCAGCGTGGCCACTCCTCCCGCGCCGCGTGAGGCCCCCGCCGTCCCTGGCCCCGCGCGCGGCGGCTTCGCCTCCGACAGCCACGCTTGCGCCCGGGCCACGTTGCCACGCGCCTCGTGCAGCGCCACCGCCGCCGCCTCTCCTCCCTCACACACCAGCAAGGCCGCCTCCCGGCTGGCCTGGAGGTAGCGCGCCAGCTCCCGGAGGCCGTCCCCTCCCAGCCTCCCCACCAGCCGCTCCGCCACCTTCTTCAACCCCTCCAGGTGCAGCGCCGGCGCCTGGACGCGGGGCCCCGCGGCCCTGGAGCCGGTTACGGCGCGGGCGCCCCGGCCCCCCGCGTACAGCGCCACCAGCAGCGCCGACGGTGCCAGCTCTCGCGTCGCCTGCTCGTAGCGGCCTCGCGCCAGTGAGGACACGCCCTGCCCCGTCCCAGCCACCAGGTGGTAGAAGCCCACCGGCACGCCGAAAGTCAGGGAGTCGAAGCCGCCCAGCACCACGCTGCCCGGCTCGAAGTGCTGACGCATCAGCGCCTTCTCCACCTCGTGCATTGCTTCCTGGTACGGCACGGGCAGCTGCACCACCTTCGCCGAGAAGTCTTGGTACCGCGCGCCCTCACTCAACGGGCTGCTGGCCAGTGCATCCCTCGCGGCGCGGCCCAGCCCCCTCGCCACGTCACCGGCTCGCTCCTCCCGGTCCGCGAAACCGGACAGCGACAGTCCCCGCCGTCGCAGCTCTTCGCGCACGCTGCCCATCTCCCCCAGCGTCTGCGCCAGTCTCTTGTCCCGGGCCAGCAGCCGCAGCAACTGACGCACGTCCTCGTCGAAGGCCGTGTGCAGCACGAAGAGGGCGAAGACTTCCGCCCGTGCCGCGCCGTACTTCTCCGTCGCGGTGACGAGGAAGGCCGCGCGCTTGCGGTGGAGGACTTGCGCCGCCTCCGTCCGCAGCGGCCCCAGCGCCCCCAGCCGCACCGCGTCCCAGTCCTTCAGCGACTCCACCAGCCGCGGCATGTCCACCCCGCGCTGCAACGCCACGAAGCCCGCGGGCGACGCGCTCTCCAGGAAGGGCGCCAGCACCTCCTCGCTCGCTTCCAGGTGCGGCCAGCCCGGGGGCAGGGCCGGGACTGCTCCGCCCCTCTGCCCCAGGGACGCCGCGTCTTCGTCCCCTCCGCCCTTCAGACTCCACGACGCCAGCGCACCGTCGGACGCAAAGCCGTCGGCCAGCGCGCCTTCCAGGCCAGCGCCTGCCGACGTCGTCGCGCAGCCGACGGCCAGCAGCAGCCACACCCACGAAACCAGCAGCGCCCCGGCACGCATCACCACTCCATCTCATGAAAGGAAAACTCCGCCGCCTGTCCGTCGCGGAGCACGGCGCCTTTCAGCGGTGCGCCCCAGCGTACTGCCGGACACGAGGGTGGGAGGGCTACTTCGACGCGGAGAGTGCGGAAGGCCAGTCGGCCACCACTCTCATTGGCTGCGGCACCCGCCAGCGCTCAGGACTGGAAGCGCGCGGCCACGCGGTAGAGCTGGGTGAGGGAGTAGTCGAGCAGTGACGGGTTGGAGCGCAGGTAACGGCGAGCGCGCAGGAAGGGCAGCCACACCCGCTGGCCCACCCGCACCTGGGCTTCCTCCAGCTTCCTGCGCGGTATCCACTGCCCTCCCAGGTTTCTCACCAGCACTTCTCCCAGGTACGCCCCCACCGCGGGCACCGCGTGCTCCTCGATGGCCTCCCGCGAGCGCGTCTGGGGGAACTCCTCCTTCCAGAAGTACGCGTCCGCGTCCGTCAGCGACTCGGGCGTCTCCTGGAAGACCGAGGGCACCTCCGTGTGCAGCAGCGCCACGCAGCGCTCGGCGAGGTAGGCATAGTGCTCCTGCTCGCGCTGCGCGTCCTCCACGTCCATGGGCAGGCAGGCGCTGGCGGGCAGCCACTCCTCGGGCTCGGGGGGCGTCCACGCGTTGAGCTCGGCGATGCGGCGGGAGCGCTGGCTGAAGGCGGTGCGCTCCAGCGTGCGCTCCAGCAGGCCGGCCACGTCCGGGGGGAAGCGCGGCTCCACGGGGGCGAGCGCGGCGCTGCGCTCGCGCAGGGTGCGCAGGACGGTGGCGTAGTCGAGCTCCGGGCGCAGGTGGACGAAGGCGCGGGCCTGGGCCTGGCGGGCCTCGTCGCTGGCGAAGTCCGCGGCCGTGGGCCACGTCACCAGGAGGATGGCGCCGTGAGGCAGTGCCTCCACCCGGTGCGCCGGTGTGGACAGCAGGCGCTCGCGCCCCACCGTCTCCACCAGCTTCGGACCGAAGATGTTGAGCCAGCTCAGCTCGTAGATTCGGTCGAAGCCGTCTTGCACCGTGGTCTGCAGGTCCCTTCCGAAGTACGGGCCGCCTGCCAGCTCATCATCCGCCATGCTGTGGGCCCAGCAGTGGGTGACCGGGTAGTGCGCGGCCCAGGCACGCACCATCTCCACCAGGCCGTCGCAGTCCTCCACTCCTGAGAAGACGGAGAGGGGCTGGACATGGAACATGAGTTTCAGCTCGGGAGAAGCGTCGGACCAGAGCGTGAGCGTCATGTCCAACGCGGGCGCCCGGGTGCGATAGAGCCCGATGGACGTGCTCTCTCCATCACGCCGTTCGTCCAGCGACTTCCAGACGGCGGCGCGGGAGTACTTGCGGCTCCGCTTGCCTTTGATGACGTCCGGCATCCACCCGCCAGCATTGGCCTCCAACGTTTGGAGGAAAGGCTCCAACGCTGCCTCCAGATTGGCCTTGGGGTCGAAAGCCCCCCTGAAGGAGAGCCATAGGCGGTCCGCGGGCTTCAACTCGTGCCAACTCACCACCTTCATTGGACCAGGACCTCCACGCCCCTGACCTTACGCCGAGCTTCCTCAACGGCCGCCGCAAATGCATTGGGTGCCGAGGGCACAAGCGGGCCCCCTTCGTAAATGAGGCGAACACGCTGGACCTGGACCTGCACCGGCTTGCCGTCTGGACGCAGAGAGCGACGACGGAGGTCCAGCGTCTCGCCGTAGTAGCGCAGGGCTGCTCTTGAATCCGCAATCAGCTGTGATGCCAGATCAGCCTGCTTCAAAAGCGAAAGGTCCCGGCTCTTGAAGCTGAAGGTCTCCACGCGAGGCGGCTGGCCCGCGGGCGGACTCTCGTCAATGACGAGCACGTCCGTGTAACGGACACCGGCAGCGCCCTCCTTCGCGACGCCCACGTGCGTCTCCACTCGCGGCGCGTGGAAGTCCTTCAGCCACTGGCGCTGCCCCCTGGGAAGCGCCGCGTCCTCGCGCAGCCGGGCCGCCATGCGCCTCTCGAAGTCCAGCCCCCGCGCGAAGAGGCCGCGCATCGGCTGGTAGCCCTCCCACGTCAGCGGTGGCTTCGCCGCCCTGCCCTGCTTCAGCTCCGCGACGCGCCCCTCCCAGTACGCCACGTACTCGCCCCACAGCGGCGAGCCCTGCGCGCCCCTCGGTGGCGCTTCCACGCGGGGGCGCCGCGCCTCCAGCACCGCCACGTCGGCCGTCAGTCGCGCCCCCGGCGCTTCCTGCTCCGCCTGGCGCAGCCGCGCCTCCACCGCCTCCCTCGTGAAGCCCGCCGCCTCCCGCACCAGCGCGGCCACTCCTCCCGCGCTTTTCGCCACGCCCGCTCCCGCCGTCGCCGGCCCCGCGCGCGGCGGCTTCGCCTCCGACAGCCACGCTTGCGCCCGGGCCACGTTGCCACGCGCCTCGTGCAGCGCCACCGCCGCCGCCTCTCCTCCCTCACACACCAGGAAGGCCGCCTCCCGGCTGGCCTGGAGGTAGCGCGCCAGCTCCCGGACGCCCTCCCCTCCCAGCCTCCCCGCCAGCCGCTCCGCCACCTCCTTCAACCCCTCCAGGTGCAGCCCCGGCACCTGGACGCGGGGCCCCGTTCCCCTGGAGCCGGTGACGGCGCGGGCGCCCCGGCCTCCCGCGTACAGCGCCACCAGCAGCGCCGACGGTGCCAGCTCTCGCGTCGCCTGCTCGTAGCGGCCTCGCGCCAGTGAGGACACGCCCTGCCCCGTCCCCGCTACCAGGTGGTAGAAGCCCACCGGCACGCCGAAAGTCAGGGAGTCGAAGCCGCCCACCACCACGCTGCCCGGCTCGAAGTGCTGACGCATCAGCGCCTTCTCCACCTCGTGCAGGGCCTCCTGGTACGGCACCGGCAACTGCACCACCTTCGCCGAGAAGTCCTGGTACCGCGCGCCCTCACTCAACGGGCTGCTGGCCAGTGCATCCCTCGCGGCGCGGCCCAGTCCCCTCGCCACGTCACCGGCTCGCTCCTCCCGGTCCGCCAACTC of the Pyxidicoccus xibeiensis genome contains:
- the modA gene encoding molybdate ABC transporter substrate-binding protein — encoded protein: MRGLSLLCASLLLLAAVPARSEKALVFAAASATDALQELGPAFTKATGHEVEFAFGASSDLARQAVAGAPADAFLSADVVRLDTVERAGLVQPGTRLDLLSNRLVVVVPLDVKGRLAGPEGLKGLKRLALADPAAVPAGVYAKGWLEKAGLWKALEAKVVPALDVRAALSAVESGRVDAGVVYATDAAQSKRVRVAFVVPEADAPRIVYPVAALAKGKSPEAGRAFVRFLQSDVARKTFERHGFGVPVAAEGKRAP
- a CDS encoding MarR family winged helix-turn-helix transcriptional regulator; its protein translation is MLKLQQLLLALGRRRSLRDPIASTCEQLQFTPPQVHALLWLGQDGALTMGELAKRLGVTEKTVTGVVDRLEREGHLVRERSASDRRVVRCRLTPDGQTTFQKLDRFMSQSMGQMLGILDAGDRKALFRILEKLLRRSDAPPTTPGARERSA
- the modB gene encoding molybdate ABC transporter permease subunit produces the protein MEGTAGLVLFTVAVAAVATLLILPPGVAAAYALARWDGPGKGVVETLLALPMVLPPTAVGLVLLELLARNGPVGRVLDAWGVEVVFTPRAVVLASAVMAFPLLVRSARSGFEEVDPRLVAVARTLGDSRARAFFRVTLPLAWRGVLVGALLAFSRALGEFGATVLVAGNIPGRTQTLSLAIFHRTQLGQDAEALQLAGVATLLAFAAVYATEVVTRRRGRRVRA
- the modC gene encoding molybdenum ABC transporter ATP-binding protein; translated protein: MSLDLSIRLPLARFTLEVRTRLTGASVAVMGRSGSGKTSLLEVLAGLRRGARGRVELGGRVLLDSDARVDVPPEARRMGYVPQDALLFPHLTAGENVRFGVRRGRPSRADEAVALLELGPLLHRYPATLSGGEKQRVALARALATDPALLLLDEPLAALDVALKERVLPYLLRVRDEAKVPMLYVTHQLGEARVLAHEALLLEEGQVRAAGPASEVLGSSARGLLASEGEGEENILEGVLERPEGGGLRLRVADGLALWVPDAPELAAGARAAYAVPSEDVLLSMGPLSGVSARNVLAGTVVKVEPAAAGEDAATVDVAGVRWVVRLTEASVRELGVTPGARVYLAVKSAACRRLR
- a CDS encoding Do family serine endopeptidase codes for the protein MKRSACLAALGLALSLSGCRCGREELLPTPPPTGAAEPGSQGLVPSRDSPAVQAMPPDMRSALASVAPLVESVKAAVVNVEVRSGAPSRRGQEEGAPWEEEGEPPSGGAPWGPFTPFGQGPREEPSRQGIGSGFIVDARGLVLTNNHVVEGATEIHVQLPDGRELGAKVLGTDPLTDVALLQLQRGEDGKSLPVVRLGNSEALRVGDWVVAIGNPFGLGSSVSLGIVSAKARDIEAGPFDDFLQTDAAINPGNSGGPLFNLRGEVVGINTAIIGQGSGIGFAVPSNLVQALLPQLEKEGAVTRGWLGVAVQDLTPDLGEALGLPAREGAIVNDVTEGTPAEAAGLQPEDVIVAADGQAIQSGRALTRTVALKAPGSALILSVYRGGKKQELKATLGTRPDLEGVGPRAAPEAQAEEPRHHVGLGLADVDARLSRVQELPAAGALVTDVDPGSAAADARLVPGMVVVEAQGEPVRRARDLLRALREARPGESLLLRVVSPGGRRELRALTVPEE
- a CDS encoding YdcF family protein — protein: MPPSSLSSTPGRLRRLLLVVAGALTCGVFGLAWVVDRFGQRERAGDADAVVVLGARVLPGGVPSGALRARTEKAVELYQRGVAPRLVFSGGVGVNPPSEARVMLALATRLGVPPEACVLEEESHSTEDNARLAAKVLRELGARRVVVVSDPYHLLRARQYFRLNGLDVATSPALETERNLSPVDRFYWTVREAIALLLHPRVLLARAPTPPAP
- a CDS encoding S41 family peptidase; protein product: MRIASFICLVFVSTLCGCGERAVPPSPANDLRGVVRFLEEAHPQPHAYVEPSALTAVVDAEAARLEALQAPSDLELGLSFHRVLSRLGDGHLALALPLFQPEAGPLSLLPLLPKRVGGTLYVDASTPTLPRGSVLLSIDGVDAEEVWSTLSELVLVDANHPTARRAALERGFARHFHLAYGMRERYVARVRLPDGETRDVTLDGVERDSLATLTRYSAPLWGPQPEDHSQPAWPWLVRLNPSTVLLRMPSFGIADQAEYARRVDALFAQLAGSDTLVLDLRGNEGGLRTHGIAVLNHVLGQPYAQWTRMAVRTRNIPEAHRARVSFPFVPEEALSSRFARARQEDGRFVLDGDPLASMMQPRGEGYPGPVVAFIDGATKSAAVELVAALRAFRPDALLIGEESGGECGRHIGEMPVAYTTPARSVTVLVSLIELTHVPTRGCEPGHGFRPDRAIVYDERAFLQGRDPYVDAL